One Mangrovimonas cancribranchiae DNA segment encodes these proteins:
- a CDS encoding cytochrome c3 family protein produces MEQVTRRTLGKNILQLSFILLLTLSTSLFAQEGDPAKGKTLFNTNCASCHNLDRKMTGPALRHVEQRLSDDHGLDREWLSAWIRNSAAVVKSGDDYANKIFDEYNGTAMTAFPQLSDQDISDILAYTAQEAPKADPATEAASAGGGQAAQSGTSNKLVLGALALLFALLAVALILVRKTLNRFAEAKGVEIPEDQKGLPLWKAFVQNQFLVLVACIFLLLASGYFVYGYLMQVGVDQGYQPVQPIHFSHKIHAGDNGIDCKYCHSSARVSKTSGIPSLNVCMNCHKSVYEYKGETTAEYSKEFYDGEIKKLYAAAGWDDAEQKYTGETTPVKWVRIHNLPDFAYFNHSQHVTVAGIECQTCHGPVEEMEIMYQHAPLTMGWCINCHRETEVKVKDNAYYEKIHAELSKKYGVEKLTAAQMGGLECGKCHY; encoded by the coding sequence ATGGAACAGGTGACTCGCCGTACGTTAGGTAAGAATATTCTCCAATTGAGTTTTATTTTATTACTAACACTTTCAACCTCACTTTTTGCACAAGAAGGAGACCCTGCAAAAGGGAAAACATTGTTTAATACTAATTGTGCTTCATGTCATAATTTAGATCGTAAAATGACTGGTCCTGCTTTACGCCATGTAGAGCAAAGGTTGTCTGATGATCATGGTTTAGATAGAGAGTGGTTAAGTGCATGGATTCGTAACAGTGCTGCTGTTGTGAAGTCTGGAGATGATTACGCGAACAAAATTTTTGATGAGTATAACGGAACAGCTATGACGGCTTTTCCGCAATTATCAGATCAAGATATTTCAGATATCTTAGCTTATACAGCTCAAGAAGCTCCTAAAGCCGATCCTGCAACAGAAGCGGCTTCTGCAGGAGGTGGCCAAGCAGCGCAATCAGGAACGTCAAATAAATTAGTTCTTGGTGCTTTAGCATTGTTGTTTGCTTTGTTGGCAGTGGCATTAATTCTTGTGAGAAAAACACTTAACAGGTTTGCTGAAGCTAAAGGAGTAGAGATTCCTGAAGATCAAAAAGGATTACCGTTATGGAAAGCGTTTGTGCAAAACCAGTTCTTGGTTTTAGTTGCATGTATCTTCTTATTATTAGCTAGTGGTTACTTTGTTTACGGTTACTTAATGCAGGTAGGTGTAGATCAAGGTTATCAGCCAGTGCAGCCAATTCATTTTTCACATAAAATTCATGCTGGAGATAATGGTATAGATTGTAAGTACTGTCACTCTTCTGCTAGAGTGAGTAAAACATCAGGTATCCCATCATTAAATGTGTGTATGAACTGTCATAAATCAGTATACGAATACAAAGGAGAAACAACAGCAGAGTATAGTAAAGAGTTTTACGATGGTGAGATTAAAAAGTTATACGCAGCGGCAGGTTGGGATGATGCTGAGCAAAAGTATACAGGTGAAACAACACCAGTAAAATGGGTGAGAATTCATAACCTTCCAGATTTTGCTTATTTCAATCACTCACAGCACGTAACGGTTGCAGGAATTGAATGTCAAACTTGTCACGGCCCTGTAGAGGAGATGGAAATTATGTATCAACATGCACCATTAACTATGGGTTGGTGTATTAACTGTCACAGAGAGACAGAGGTCAAAGTAAAAGATAACGCTTATTATGAGAAAATTCATGCCGAGCTATCTAAAAAATATGGTGTAGAAAAGCTAACGGCTGCTCAAATGGGTGGATTGGAATGCGGTAAATGCCATTACTAA
- a CDS encoding SPOR domain-containing protein, with the protein MKVLQKKSNLILFGALVLSSTIYAQNGQLSIQQDKKIDELIALKKEINTSENALDRYKIQIFSGGRKSAEKANSTFKEKLPNWASRMEYETPNYKIWVGSFRTRLEADKALIKIQKEFPTAFIFKPKVKE; encoded by the coding sequence ATGAAAGTTTTACAAAAAAAATCTAATTTAATTCTTTTTGGCGCATTGGTTTTATCATCAACTATTTATGCACAAAACGGACAGCTATCTATACAACAAGACAAAAAAATAGATGAGTTAATTGCATTAAAAAAGGAGATAAACACTTCTGAAAACGCCTTAGACCGATATAAGATTCAAATTTTTTCTGGTGGTCGTAAAAGTGCCGAAAAAGCCAATTCGACTTTTAAAGAAAAGCTCCCTAATTGGGCTTCTAGAATGGAATACGAAACCCCTAATTATAAGATTTGGGTTGGTAGTTTTAGAACACGACTAGAAGCTGATAAAGCACTTATAAAAATACAAAAAGAGTTTCCAACAGCATTTATTTTTAAACCTAAAGTTAAAGAATAA
- a CDS encoding T9SS type A sorting domain-containing protein, giving the protein MTKHYIYIVMMLFCSFSYGQITFNGCHYLFNDQDFTFVNTGSDATGRNIFVTTPVDGNQPCHGIGICEFEISWSETNNRWEFIADDGNGNFSSPFLIYYNTEASTPNPPSLQLGTWIENTVVTLGNCGGALTELNSTLIGDVQDETLNIGSNILSSIKVYPVPAKDMVSVTSPNHAISNVTLFNLQGKIVKQQVNKFENISLSGVKAGVYLMEINTKTKNRIIKKIIVQ; this is encoded by the coding sequence ATGACAAAACACTATATATATATTGTTATGATGCTATTTTGTTCGTTTAGTTATGGGCAAATAACCTTTAATGGTTGTCATTATTTATTTAACGATCAAGATTTCACTTTCGTAAATACAGGATCAGATGCCACAGGAAGAAACATTTTTGTAACTACGCCTGTAGATGGAAACCAACCTTGTCATGGTATTGGGATTTGTGAATTTGAAATATCATGGAGTGAAACAAACAATCGCTGGGAATTTATTGCAGATGATGGTAACGGTAATTTTTCAAGTCCTTTTTTAATTTATTACAATACCGAAGCTTCAACACCTAATCCACCGAGCTTGCAGTTAGGAACTTGGATTGAAAATACAGTTGTAACATTAGGGAATTGTGGTGGAGCCTTAACAGAATTAAATTCAACTTTAATAGGCGATGTGCAAGATGAAACCTTAAATATTGGCTCAAATATTTTATCAAGTATTAAGGTTTATCCAGTTCCAGCAAAGGATATGGTTTCTGTAACTAGTCCTAATCATGCTATTTCTAACGTTACATTATTTAATTTGCAAGGAAAAATAGTGAAACAGCAGGTTAATAAATTTGAAAATATAAGTCTATCTGGAGTTAAAGCTGGTGTATATCTCATGGAGATTAATACGAAAACTAAAAATAGAATAATTAAAAAAATCATTGTTCAATAA
- a CDS encoding tail fiber protein — protein sequence MKKTMTLIVLLMTISFSTATQAQEAYLGDIKLTAINFEQRGWMECDGRLLSIAQHSALFSLIGTIYGGDGITTFALPDLRGRVPVGIGSGPGLTTVQLGDTGGSETNTLTVSQMPSHNHTVNAVVDDGNSATPTGNFPAGTKLLDKEYANGGTATTMNSNMIGSTGNNQPVNNKQPYVGLRYVICVQGYFPSRN from the coding sequence ATGAAAAAAACAATGACACTTATTGTGCTATTAATGACTATCTCTTTTAGCACAGCAACACAAGCTCAAGAGGCTTATCTAGGCGACATTAAATTAACAGCTATTAACTTTGAACAACGCGGTTGGATGGAATGTGATGGTCGTCTTTTATCAATTGCACAGCACAGCGCATTATTTTCACTTATAGGAACAATTTATGGTGGTGATGGCATAACAACTTTTGCTTTACCAGATTTAAGAGGTCGTGTGCCAGTTGGCATAGGTTCTGGACCTGGATTAACTACGGTGCAATTAGGTGACACCGGTGGTAGTGAAACAAATACATTAACCGTTTCACAAATGCCATCACATAATCATACTGTAAATGCTGTGGTTGATGACGGGAATAGTGCAACGCCCACAGGAAACTTTCCTGCTGGCACTAAACTATTAGACAAAGAGTATGCAAATGGAGGAACTGCTACAACTATGAATTCTAACATGATTGGCAGTACAGGTAATAACCAGCCAGTAAATAACAAGCAACCTTATGTGGGTCTACGTTATGTTATATGTGTTCAAGGCTATTTTCCATCTAGAAATTAA
- the infB gene encoding translation initiation factor IF-2, translating into MAGTIRLNKVLRELNISLDRAVEYLDSKGVEIEKRPTTKISNEVYQILSDEFQTDADKKVASKEVSEAKQKEKEALREEREREIEQKEKEKSAKEEASKKEEDVVRAKAKLSGPKQVGKIDLDNKKKDEKPEEKAEEPVAKKEEEKKAVEKKVEQPKEEATKPKKKEEKPAPAEKPKPKKAEGKPKKEDKKKKEPKKEVKQAPAKKETTEPKKEVVETQYKKLSGPKIAGEKIDLSQFNKPKKKKDNKNKKDDDKSSGGRRKRRRISKSSPQSNNKNERFRSKNKGKKRQVKEEPTEEEVQKQIRETLEKLQGKSSKGKGAKYRREKREQHREQTEKELQAEQADSKTLKVTEFVTASEVATMMDVSVTQIISACMSLGMMVTMNQRLDAETLTIVAEEFGYEVEFVTSDIEESIEEVEDKPEDLQSRAPIVTVMGHVDHGKTSLLDYVREENVIAGESGGITQHIGAYGVTLEDGQKIAFLDTPGHEAFTAMRARGAQVTDIAIIVVAADDDIMPQTKEAISHAQAAGVPIVFAINKIDKPTANPDKIKEGLANMNLLVEDWGGKVQSQDISAKTGEGVNELLEKVLLEAELLELKANPDKPAVGTIVEAFLDKGRGYVATVLVQAGTLKIGDYVLAGKHSGKVKAMHDERGNDIEVAGPSTPVSLLGLDGAPQAGDKFNVFEDEREAKQIAAKRTQLQREQSVRTQRHITLDEIGRRIALGDFQELNIILKGDVDGSVEALTDSFQKLSTEEIQVNIIHKGVGAITESDVLLASASDAIIIGFNVRPMGNARQIADKEEIDIRTYSIIYDAINDLKDAMEGMLSPELKEEITGTAEIRETFKISKIGTIAGCMVTNGKIYRNSGIRLIRDGVVIYTGELASLKRFKDDVKEVSKGYDCGMQVKNYNDIKEGDVIEAFQEVEVKKKLK; encoded by the coding sequence ATGGCTGGAACAATTAGGTTAAATAAAGTTTTACGCGAGTTAAACATATCTTTAGATCGTGCCGTTGAATATTTAGATTCAAAAGGTGTCGAAATAGAGAAGCGCCCAACTACAAAAATTTCAAATGAAGTTTATCAAATACTTTCAGATGAATTTCAAACCGATGCCGATAAAAAAGTAGCATCAAAAGAAGTTAGCGAGGCTAAGCAGAAAGAAAAAGAAGCCCTAAGGGAAGAGCGTGAGCGTGAAATAGAGCAAAAAGAAAAAGAAAAAAGCGCAAAAGAAGAAGCTTCCAAAAAAGAAGAGGACGTTGTAAGAGCTAAAGCCAAACTTTCTGGACCTAAGCAAGTAGGTAAAATCGACCTTGACAATAAAAAGAAGGACGAAAAACCAGAAGAAAAAGCCGAAGAGCCAGTTGCTAAAAAAGAAGAAGAAAAGAAAGCGGTTGAAAAGAAAGTAGAACAACCCAAAGAAGAAGCAACAAAGCCTAAGAAGAAAGAGGAAAAGCCAGCTCCAGCAGAAAAACCTAAACCTAAAAAGGCTGAGGGAAAACCTAAAAAGGAAGACAAGAAAAAGAAGGAACCTAAAAAAGAGGTAAAACAAGCTCCAGCAAAAAAAGAGACTACAGAGCCCAAGAAAGAGGTTGTAGAAACACAATACAAAAAACTTTCAGGGCCAAAAATAGCTGGAGAAAAAATAGATCTTTCTCAATTCAATAAGCCTAAAAAGAAAAAAGATAATAAGAATAAAAAAGACGACGATAAATCCTCAGGAGGAAGAAGAAAACGTCGTAGAATAAGTAAATCTTCACCTCAATCTAATAATAAAAACGAAAGGTTTAGATCTAAGAATAAAGGCAAAAAACGTCAAGTAAAAGAAGAGCCTACAGAGGAAGAAGTACAAAAGCAAATACGTGAAACACTAGAAAAGCTTCAAGGAAAGTCTAGTAAAGGAAAAGGTGCTAAATACAGAAGAGAGAAAAGAGAGCAACATAGAGAGCAAACCGAAAAAGAGCTTCAGGCAGAACAAGCCGATAGTAAAACACTAAAAGTAACCGAATTTGTTACAGCTAGTGAGGTTGCTACCATGATGGATGTTTCGGTAACTCAAATTATCTCAGCATGTATGTCGTTAGGTATGATGGTAACCATGAACCAACGTCTAGATGCCGAAACCTTAACTATTGTAGCAGAAGAGTTTGGTTACGAAGTAGAATTTGTAACATCAGATATTGAAGAATCTATAGAAGAGGTTGAAGATAAGCCAGAAGATTTACAATCTCGTGCACCAATAGTAACTGTTATGGGTCACGTAGATCACGGTAAAACATCGTTATTAGATTACGTACGTGAAGAAAACGTAATTGCTGGCGAATCGGGAGGTATTACACAGCACATTGGTGCTTATGGTGTAACTCTTGAAGATGGCCAAAAAATAGCCTTTTTAGATACACCAGGTCACGAGGCCTTTACAGCTATGCGTGCTCGTGGTGCACAAGTAACAGATATTGCCATTATTGTTGTTGCTGCAGATGATGATATTATGCCGCAAACCAAAGAAGCTATTTCACACGCACAAGCAGCTGGCGTACCAATTGTTTTCGCAATTAACAAGATTGACAAACCAACCGCCAACCCAGATAAAATTAAAGAAGGCTTAGCTAATATGAACTTATTAGTTGAAGATTGGGGAGGTAAAGTACAATCGCAAGATATATCAGCTAAAACAGGAGAAGGCGTTAACGAATTACTTGAAAAAGTCTTGTTGGAAGCCGAACTGTTAGAACTTAAAGCAAATCCAGATAAACCAGCAGTAGGAACAATTGTCGAAGCCTTTTTGGATAAAGGTAGAGGTTACGTTGCGACGGTGCTAGTGCAAGCAGGAACACTTAAAATAGGTGATTATGTCTTAGCAGGTAAGCATAGTGGTAAAGTTAAAGCAATGCATGACGAAAGAGGAAATGATATTGAAGTAGCTGGACCATCAACACCAGTATCACTTCTTGGATTAGATGGAGCACCGCAAGCGGGAGATAAATTTAATGTGTTTGAAGACGAGCGTGAAGCTAAACAAATTGCTGCAAAACGTACCCAATTACAACGTGAGCAATCTGTACGTACACAACGTCATATTACATTAGACGAAATTGGTCGTCGTATTGCTTTAGGTGATTTCCAAGAATTAAATATTATTCTTAAAGGTGATGTTGATGGATCTGTTGAAGCCTTAACCGATTCGTTCCAAAAACTATCAACCGAAGAAATTCAAGTCAATATTATTCATAAAGGTGTTGGAGCCATTACCGAAAGTGATGTGTTATTAGCATCAGCATCAGACGCTATTATTATAGGGTTTAATGTGAGGCCAATGGGTAATGCACGACAAATAGCCGACAAAGAAGAAATCGATATCCGTACATACTCTATTATCTACGATGCGATTAACGATCTTAAAGATGCTATGGAAGGTATGTTGTCGCCAGAACTTAAAGAAGAAATTACTGGTACAGCTGAAATACGAGAAACCTTCAAAATCTCTAAAATTGGAACTATTGCAGGATGTATGGTAACCAATGGTAAGATTTACAGAAACTCTGGAATTCGTCTTATTAGAGATGGTGTAGTTATTTATACTGGAGAATTAGCCTCGTTAAAACGCTTTAAAGACGATGTTAAAGAAGTCTCTAAAGGTTACGATTGCGGTATGCAAGTTAAAAACTATAACGATATTAAAGAAGGCGATGTAATTGAAGCCTTCCAAGAAGTAGAGGTTAAGAAGAAATTAAAATAA
- the nusA gene encoding transcription termination factor NusA, which translates to MENLALIDSFSEFKDDKLIDRVTLMAILEEVFRAALKRKFGDDDNFDIIINPDKGDLEIWRNRIVVADGEVENSNQEISLTEARKIEPDFEVGEDVSEEVKLVDLGRRAILALRQNLISKIHEHDNTNIYKQFKELIGEIYTAEVHHIRHRAVILLDDEGNEIILPKDRQIPSDFFRKGDNVRGIIETVDLKGNKPSIIMSRTSPIFLEKLFEQEIPEVFDGLITIKKVVRIPGEKAKVAVDSYDDRIDPVGACVGMKGSRIHGIVRELGNENIDVINYTNNLQLFITRALSPARVTSIKIDEENKRAEAMLKPEEVSKAIGRGGHNIRLAGQLTGYEIDVFREGAEEDVELSEFSDEIEGWIIDELKRVGLDTAKSVLELEVGDLVKRTDLEEETIEEVRRILKEEFEE; encoded by the coding sequence ATGGAAAATCTTGCGTTAATTGATTCGTTTTCAGAGTTCAAGGACGATAAGTTAATAGATCGTGTGACGTTAATGGCTATTTTAGAAGAAGTTTTTAGAGCAGCCTTAAAGAGAAAATTTGGAGATGACGATAATTTTGATATCATTATAAACCCCGATAAAGGAGATTTAGAAATTTGGAGAAATAGAATTGTAGTTGCCGATGGCGAAGTAGAAAATTCAAATCAAGAAATTTCTTTAACAGAAGCTCGTAAGATTGAGCCAGATTTTGAAGTTGGAGAAGATGTATCTGAAGAAGTAAAATTAGTAGATCTTGGGCGCCGTGCAATATTAGCATTAAGACAAAACTTAATATCTAAAATTCACGAACACGACAATACTAATATATATAAGCAATTTAAAGAATTAATAGGAGAAATATACACTGCAGAAGTACATCACATACGTCACCGAGCAGTTATTCTTTTAGACGACGAAGGAAACGAAATTATCTTGCCAAAAGATAGACAAATCCCTTCAGATTTCTTTAGAAAAGGCGATAACGTAAGAGGAATAATAGAAACAGTAGACCTTAAAGGAAACAAGCCTTCTATTATCATGTCAAGAACATCGCCTATTTTCTTGGAAAAATTATTTGAACAGGAAATTCCAGAAGTTTTTGATGGGTTAATAACCATTAAAAAAGTCGTAAGAATTCCGGGTGAAAAAGCCAAAGTAGCGGTAGATTCATACGATGACAGAATAGACCCAGTAGGTGCTTGTGTAGGAATGAAAGGTTCTCGTATTCATGGTATAGTAAGAGAATTAGGTAACGAAAATATAGACGTAATAAACTATACAAACAATTTACAGTTGTTTATTACAAGAGCGCTTAGCCCAGCACGTGTAACATCTATAAAAATAGATGAAGAAAACAAACGTGCCGAAGCTATGCTAAAACCAGAAGAAGTAAGCAAAGCTATTGGTCGTGGTGGACACAATATTCGTCTAGCAGGTCAATTAACAGGCTACGAAATAGACGTCTTTAGAGAAGGAGCAGAAGAAGATGTCGAGTTATCTGAATTCTCAGATGAAATAGAAGGATGGATTATTGATGAATTAAAACGCGTAGGTCTAGATACAGCAAAAAGTGTACTAGAACTAGAAGTGGGAGATTTAGTCAAAAGAACAGATTTAGAAGAAGAAACAATAGAAGAAGTAAGAAGAATTCTTAAAGAAGAATTTGAAGAATAG
- the rimP gene encoding ribosome assembly cofactor RimP, whose amino-acid sequence MFKDTVEKLLEKALQERDNLFLIDFTIGEDYSIKVVIDGDDGVTVEDCIFISRAVEHNLDREEQDFSLQVTSAGATSPLVNQRQYKKNLGRSLEVKTNDDTYEGNLANATSEGITLTWKAREPKPVGKGKHTVKKEANIAYENIVEAKVMIKF is encoded by the coding sequence ATGTTTAAAGACACCGTAGAAAAATTACTTGAAAAAGCCCTGCAGGAAAGAGATAATCTATTTTTAATAGACTTTACAATTGGTGAAGATTATTCTATAAAAGTAGTGATAGATGGAGATGATGGCGTTACTGTTGAAGATTGTATTTTTATAAGTCGCGCAGTAGAGCATAATTTAGATAGAGAAGAACAAGACTTTTCTTTACAAGTAACTTCGGCAGGAGCAACATCGCCACTGGTAAATCAAAGGCAGTATAAAAAGAATTTAGGAAGATCGTTAGAAGTAAAAACTAACGATGATACCTACGAAGGTAATCTTGCCAACGCAACAAGCGAAGGTATTACATTAACATGGAAAGCCAGAGAACCTAAACCTGTAGGTAAAGGAAAACATACCGTAAAAAAAGAGGCTAATATAGCCTACGAAAATATAGTAGAAGCTAAAGTTATGATTAAATTTTAA
- a CDS encoding universal stress protein produces MKKLLVPTDFSKEAENALKVAAQLAKKHHCEIYLLHLIELPLQQIDMINNHSEFPEAMFFMKLAKQKFEEVLDSDYLKGITIHDFVEFGENFANLSDIGKEKGADLIVMGSHGASGLKEMFIGSNAEKVVRTSEIPVLVIKNEHDNFDIKDFVFASDFKNDNKETYKQASELAQAFNAKIHLLMVNTISQFSTTTKANNRIKTFIKDYPFDNYTVNIYNDTSVENGILNFSKDIDADLIGISTHGRQGIAHFFNGSISEDLVNHAKKPVITFKI; encoded by the coding sequence ATGAAAAAATTACTCGTTCCCACCGACTTTTCTAAAGAGGCCGAAAACGCACTAAAAGTTGCTGCACAACTAGCCAAAAAACATCATTGTGAAATATACTTATTACACTTGATAGAATTACCACTTCAACAAATAGACATGATAAACAACCATAGTGAGTTTCCTGAAGCTATGTTTTTTATGAAACTTGCTAAACAAAAATTTGAAGAAGTATTAGATAGCGATTACCTAAAAGGTATTACCATACATGACTTTGTTGAATTTGGTGAGAATTTTGCTAACCTATCGGATATAGGAAAAGAAAAAGGCGCCGATTTAATTGTTATGGGGTCTCATGGTGCTAGTGGTTTAAAAGAAATGTTTATTGGTTCTAATGCCGAAAAAGTAGTGAGAACATCTGAAATACCTGTTCTTGTGATAAAAAATGAACATGACAATTTCGATATTAAAGATTTTGTATTTGCTTCCGATTTTAAAAACGACAACAAAGAAACTTATAAACAAGCCTCTGAATTAGCACAAGCGTTTAATGCTAAAATTCATTTATTAATGGTTAACACTATTAGCCAGTTTTCTACCACCACAAAAGCAAACAACAGAATTAAAACTTTTATTAAAGACTACCCTTTCGACAATTACACTGTAAATATATATAATGACACAAGTGTTGAAAACGGCATTTTAAACTTCTCTAAAGACATAGATGCCGATTTAATAGGTATTAGCACACATGGTAGACAAGGTATAGCACACTTTTTTAATGGTAGCATTAGCGAAGACTTAGTAAACCATGCCAAAAAGCCCGTTATTACTTTTAAAATTTAA